One window from the genome of Microbulbifer sp. ALW1 encodes:
- a CDS encoding extracellular solute-binding protein → MRPVSNLLLILTAVIGLNLSTQASAQSRELHFANWSESIAEDTISDFEAATGIKVHYFEFDDIEELEEVWLKEGRRFDIIVPGSDNIPKYIAAGQLQKLDRNRIDNWSQNDPKFMERLSLFDPGNDYAIPYLWGTVGIGYNVQAVEKAFGGILPEDSWDLLFDPENLGKLDHCNATLMRSPEEIFDVALKYLEKDPNSMSIAHQYMVANLLSKVRLHITDFDSGEYVEDLASGKRCIAHAWSGDVLVAQQMAEEAGKDFDIRYVMPKEGFPLWIDVVSMPTNAQNIDAAYQFLNYLMQPSVIANISNETQYANANMAAQDLVDPELLGNPAVYPRPQELERTWIPAATKSRVLALRHKLWQRIIEREEI, encoded by the coding sequence ATGCGTCCAGTTTCCAATCTATTACTCATCTTGACCGCTGTGATCGGGCTGAACCTCAGTACGCAGGCCAGTGCGCAATCCCGGGAGCTGCACTTCGCCAACTGGTCTGAGTCCATTGCCGAAGACACCATCAGCGATTTCGAAGCGGCCACCGGCATCAAGGTGCACTATTTCGAATTCGACGATATCGAAGAGTTGGAAGAGGTCTGGCTGAAAGAGGGCCGCCGCTTCGACATCATCGTGCCCGGCTCCGACAACATCCCCAAATACATCGCCGCCGGCCAGCTGCAAAAGCTCGATCGCAATCGCATCGACAACTGGTCCCAGAACGACCCCAAATTCATGGAGCGGTTGTCCCTGTTCGACCCGGGCAATGACTACGCCATCCCCTACCTGTGGGGCACTGTGGGTATCGGCTACAACGTGCAGGCAGTGGAAAAAGCCTTCGGCGGCATCCTGCCGGAAGACAGCTGGGACCTGCTGTTCGATCCCGAGAACCTCGGCAAACTCGACCACTGCAACGCCACCCTGATGCGCTCCCCGGAAGAGATTTTCGACGTCGCGCTCAAATATCTGGAAAAAGACCCCAACTCCATGAGCATCGCCCACCAGTACATGGTGGCCAACCTGCTCTCCAAAGTGCGCCTGCACATTACCGACTTCGACTCCGGCGAATACGTCGAAGACCTCGCCAGCGGCAAACGCTGCATCGCCCACGCCTGGAGCGGCGACGTGCTGGTTGCCCAGCAAATGGCGGAAGAAGCCGGCAAAGACTTCGATATCCGCTACGTAATGCCGAAAGAGGGCTTCCCGCTGTGGATCGACGTGGTGTCCATGCCCACCAATGCCCAGAACATCGACGCTGCTTACCAGTTCCTGAATTACCTGATGCAGCCCAGCGTCATCGCCAACATCAGCAACGAAACCCAGTACGCCAACGCCAATATGGCGGCCCAGGACCTGGTTGACCCGGAGCTGCTCGGCAACCCCGCGGTTTACCCGCGCCCTCAAGAACTGGAGCGCACCTGGATTCCCGCCGCCACCAAGTCCCGGGTGCTCGCCTTGCGCCACAAGCTTTGGCAGCGGATTATCGAGCGGGAAGAAATTTAA